One window of the Esox lucius isolate fEsoLuc1 chromosome 8, fEsoLuc1.pri, whole genome shotgun sequence genome contains the following:
- the agxta gene encoding alanine--glyoxylate and serine--pyruvate aminotransferase a isoform X1, with translation MSSLYVPPPKCLEKRFVAPQRHMFGPGPSNVPPRILAAGAEPVIGHMHPEMFEIMSDIRSGIQYAFQTRNKVTLAVSGTGHAAMECAIFNAVEPGEDVLMAVNGIWGERAAEIAERIGARVNTIRTPAGSCFTNEDINQALARHKPCVVLFTHGESSTGVLHPLDGIGDICHRHNCLFVVDCVASMGGAPLYMDTQGIDILYTGSQKVLNAPPGTAPISFSERACEKVFNRKTKPVSFFLDMSWLANYWGCDGKLARIYHHTGPVTNFYSLRESLAVLAEQGLENSWCRHQEVAEYFHEGLENMGLRLFVKDKNVRLPTVTTIVAPPGYDWKEITSYIMKNHKLEISGGLGPSVGQVLRVGLMGCNSSKASVDMVLEALKDALKHCHKSRV, from the exons ATGTCGTCCCTATATGTCCCTCCACCGAAATGTCTCGAGAAGAGGTTTGTGGCTCCGCAGCGACACATGTTTGGACCCGGACCGTCCAATGTCCCCCCTCGGATCTTAGCTGCTGGGGCCGAGCCCGTCATTGGTCACATGCATCCAGAAATGTTTGAG ATAATGAGTGACATTAGGAGTGGGATTCAGTATGCCTTCCAGACGCGGAACAAAGTGACGCTCGCAGTTAGCGGCACTGGGCACGCGGCGATGGAGTGTGCCATCTTCAACGCTGTGGAGCCAGGGGAGGACGTCCTCATGGCAGTCAATGGGATCTGGGGAGAGCGGGCAGCGGAGATAGCTGAGAGGATAG GGGCCAGAGTAAATACCATTCGTACACCTGCGGGGAGTTGTTTTACCAACGAAGACATTAATCAG GCCCTGGCCAGACACAAACcttgtgttgttcttttcaCACACGGGGAATCGTCCACAGGAGTTCTTCATCCACTGGATGGGATTGGAGACATATGTCACAG GCACAACTGTCTGTTTGTTGTTGACTGTGTGGCTTCGATGGGAGGGGCGCCTCTTTACATGGATACACAAG GTATTGACATTCTGTACACTGGCTCTCAGAAAGTCCTGAACGCTCCCCCAGGGACAGCACCCATCTCCTTCAGTGAAAGAGCATG TGAGAAAGTTTTCAACCGGAAAACAAAGCCGGTGTCATTCTTCCTGGATATGAGCTGGCTGGCAAACTACTGGGGGTGTGATGGCAAACTTGCTAGGAT ATATCATCATACCGGGCCTGTGACTAACTTCTACTCCCTCAGGGAGAGTCTGGCAGTACTCGCTGAACAG GGTCTGGAGAACTCGTGGTGCCGACACCAGGAGGTGGCGGAGTATTTCCACGAAGGCCTGGAGAACATGGGCCTCAGACTGTTTGTGAAAGACAAG aatgtCAGGTTGCCTACAGTCACCACTATAGTAGCACCTCCGGGATATGACTGGAAAGAGATCACATCTTACATAATGAAAAACCACAAGCTAGAGATCTCTGGAGGCCTGGGACCCTCCGTTGGTCAG GTGCTGCGTGTGGGTCTGATGGGATGCAACAGCAGCAAGGCCAGTGTTGACATGGTGCTTGAAGCCCTGAAAGATGCCCTCAAACACTGCCATAAGAGCAGAGTGTGA
- the agxta gene encoding alanine--glyoxylate and serine--pyruvate aminotransferase a isoform X2, which translates to MSDIRSGIQYAFQTRNKVTLAVSGTGHAAMECAIFNAVEPGEDVLMAVNGIWGERAAEIAERIGARVNTIRTPAGSCFTNEDINQALARHKPCVVLFTHGESSTGVLHPLDGIGDICHRHNCLFVVDCVASMGGAPLYMDTQGIDILYTGSQKVLNAPPGTAPISFSERACEKVFNRKTKPVSFFLDMSWLANYWGCDGKLARIYHHTGPVTNFYSLRESLAVLAEQGLENSWCRHQEVAEYFHEGLENMGLRLFVKDKNVRLPTVTTIVAPPGYDWKEITSYIMKNHKLEISGGLGPSVGQVLRVGLMGCNSSKASVDMVLEALKDALKHCHKSRV; encoded by the exons ATGAGTGACATTAGGAGTGGGATTCAGTATGCCTTCCAGACGCGGAACAAAGTGACGCTCGCAGTTAGCGGCACTGGGCACGCGGCGATGGAGTGTGCCATCTTCAACGCTGTGGAGCCAGGGGAGGACGTCCTCATGGCAGTCAATGGGATCTGGGGAGAGCGGGCAGCGGAGATAGCTGAGAGGATAG GGGCCAGAGTAAATACCATTCGTACACCTGCGGGGAGTTGTTTTACCAACGAAGACATTAATCAG GCCCTGGCCAGACACAAACcttgtgttgttcttttcaCACACGGGGAATCGTCCACAGGAGTTCTTCATCCACTGGATGGGATTGGAGACATATGTCACAG GCACAACTGTCTGTTTGTTGTTGACTGTGTGGCTTCGATGGGAGGGGCGCCTCTTTACATGGATACACAAG GTATTGACATTCTGTACACTGGCTCTCAGAAAGTCCTGAACGCTCCCCCAGGGACAGCACCCATCTCCTTCAGTGAAAGAGCATG TGAGAAAGTTTTCAACCGGAAAACAAAGCCGGTGTCATTCTTCCTGGATATGAGCTGGCTGGCAAACTACTGGGGGTGTGATGGCAAACTTGCTAGGAT ATATCATCATACCGGGCCTGTGACTAACTTCTACTCCCTCAGGGAGAGTCTGGCAGTACTCGCTGAACAG GGTCTGGAGAACTCGTGGTGCCGACACCAGGAGGTGGCGGAGTATTTCCACGAAGGCCTGGAGAACATGGGCCTCAGACTGTTTGTGAAAGACAAG aatgtCAGGTTGCCTACAGTCACCACTATAGTAGCACCTCCGGGATATGACTGGAAAGAGATCACATCTTACATAATGAAAAACCACAAGCTAGAGATCTCTGGAGGCCTGGGACCCTCCGTTGGTCAG GTGCTGCGTGTGGGTCTGATGGGATGCAACAGCAGCAAGGCCAGTGTTGACATGGTGCTTGAAGCCCTGAAAGATGCCCTCAAACACTGCCATAAGAGCAGAGTGTGA